The DNA window TGGACTTCCTTTAATGGTTTTGACAAGGTTTAAGCATCAGTTTACCAAGAAGCTGACAACTAAGTTTCTGCTCACTCTGCAACATGGCAACTGGACTTGGGCTTGAGTCTCTTGTTGATCGTATGTTGTCCTAGTATTTATTTTCTGTCTTGCTTAATGAGATTAGCTCATGTTTTAAGGAATGTCactctttgttttctttcttttggtgTTTCCAGAAACTATCTCAGTTATTACAAATGATGGACGGAATATTGTGGTGAGACATTGTTTTGCTTATGTTGCCAATACTGGGCTGGAGACCCTTTATTTTGCTGActtcttgattctttttcaGGGAGTTCTGAGAGGATTCGACCAGGCTACAAACTTGATTCTTGATGAATCTCATGAGAGAGTATATTCAACAAAGGTTCGTCTGCGTCTATCTGAAGAATGCATTAATCATGTGTAGACATCTCTTTTTAATACTGGTGTTcagttatttataaaaattacttttgaacGATATTTTGATATATGCGGATGTTTCTATTTGTTGCTTGTAGTTCCCTAGGattctttgtatttttccgGCTCATTAATATTTGCTAGAATTTATCGAGTCATTACATGGTAGTCTAGTTTGTTGCTAGAAGTACTTTTTGAATGCCTGAATATTTGGATTTTCTGGTCCTACTTTCTATCTAAGTAGACAGTATTCTCATAAAAAATTTGCCAAAGAAGTACAAAGCAACAAGCAGCTATCCATTCTTGTTAAACAGGATTCCAACTGTGGGACCTTCCTACTATCCACTATTAGTATCAGTGTTACTAGGAACAATTCATTTAGTTGTTCACTGCAATTTAAGAAATTCCCTCATGGTTGCACAATCTAGGAATTAAAGAGTGAGATTATATCTTCAATTTGGCTTTATCTGAAAATCAGGTAACATAATATCCTCATGGTAGAGTATGGTTTTCCTCCtttttgagccgagggtctatccgaaacagcctctctacctcacaagtaacaaaggtaggggtaagattTGTTACATCCTACCATCCTcagactccacttgtgggattacactgggtatgttgttgagTATGGTTTTCCTGAATGTCGGCCCTGTAGCAGTTTGCAGTAGACGTGAAACAAGATGCTTTGGTATGAGGTGAAATTGTGTTTGCTAACTATAGATTCATGCTATACTGGGCTTTTTTCACATTAAGATTCCTTTATTTTCCATGCTTATACcccaaaaagtaaaaaatgattCCTTTTTCAAATTATGCTGTGGTTTATTTGCATTATTGTGCTTGGTGTGTTAAGTACTACTAATCCTTAGCTTTTA is part of the Solanum stenotomum isolate F172 chromosome 8, ASM1918654v1, whole genome shotgun sequence genome and encodes:
- the LOC125874710 gene encoding sm-like protein LSM8 — encoded protein: MATGLGLESLVDQTISVITNDGRNIVGVLRGFDQATNLILDESHERVYSTKEGVQQLVLGLYIIRGDNISVVGELDEDLDSNLDMSKLRAHPLKPVVH